DNA from Tripterygium wilfordii isolate XIE 37 chromosome 15, ASM1340144v1, whole genome shotgun sequence:
ATGCACCATGAGTTAGGTCTCGTGCTGATTGTCAAACCCTACTTAGGGTTAGTTAATTACTTGCTTATTTGTAGATAGAAGATATCAATTTGAACAAGAGTTTTCCTGGTTATGGTGAAGGATTAACGATCAAATGAGGACTCCAAATCTTCCCAAATTTGTAAAAATGTCAAACCAAATCTAAGAGATCGAGTTAGGGCTTCAATTCAATGTATGAAGGAAAtcttttagttattttacacaAATCCATCTTCCTTATACTCTCGTGACCCTTCATACATAAACTATATAAACGCTCATGCTAAATTAAATGCATTTACATATGCCAAACACACATTGCACATGCACAGTAATGAAATACTTAGCAACACCACTCTCTTCTCTTCCTATCAACAACTGAATTTCTACTTTATTTGGTACAAACTTTTTAGAGATATTATTTATGCACACAAACCCTATTCACTCTCCTATGTCTAGCTATCTCAAACTGGaattttgaacccaagaccttgGTATTTTCCTAATTATCTAACAACATGTGAAAAATAGGGAAGAGAATTGATCAAAAGTCGTCGTGTGAGTTTAACGTTAAAATTGATCGGTGTTCAATAGTTAAACCACCCAACTCAAGCACCCCAAATCCCTAGCTAGTTAGCTCATGAATTTTGTGTCTACATATGGTTGAATTGAAATGTGACTTCCCTAGCTACTTTGAGTTTTCAAATTGTAACTGTAGCAAGTGTAGGTGATTAATCCACAATAGAAGAGAGATAAATAATTAGTGCGGCGACTTATAAAGCTAGGATGGAGTTTGTGAGATACAGATCGATTGATAAATTTGGTCCAATTCAGCTTAAACTAAGTACTAGCTCCTATACTAAATGAAAATGATTCAGATGGTGGACAGGCACATTTTATGTCCAAATGCATACATTGCAGCAATATTATCTTTAACATGTTTTTGTTGTATGGTATCTATCTGACAAGATTTTGTGGTGCTAGCTcatgatgatgaatatcaatTTATTGCctttatataagtatatatggacCCCAAAGTTCCTTAATCCACAATAGATCATTAATTGCTTAATTGCATGATCATGAATCATATATGAACCCAATAATTAAACCCACATCACTACTTCATTGATTCTTGTATTATAAGAAGAATATAAGGTTTCAGTCGAACCTTAtgatcagaaaaaaaaaaaagaaaaaaaaaagaagaacatcCAGACAAATCAGACAAGGTTTTAGTTTTACACAGATGAAATCACCCGTGTGGGTTGCCACCATTACCTTATTATGGGCCCAATTTTATTATTGGCTGCATCCCCTGAAGTTGGGTCCCACTAGGGAACATGGTCAAGGAATCTCAAGCTGCCACGTGTCCTCCAAACTCACTTTTCATTCTACACTATATATAAATGATCACATACAGAAGAAGACAGACCAGAACGACCCCCTCTCTCAATATCCACAAAGCCAATTCCATAATTGTGTCTGATCATCAACAACTCTCCCATGGCTGATTTCAATGCAGATATCAGAGCTTCAAAccctcttttcctttcttggatCAAATTGATCCAAACATTGAaccaataaaccaatttcagAGTTTCATTGACAATTCCCACTTTGGTTACATGCCTAATTTCACAAACGACAACTTCTTAGGCCACCAACAACAACCTGATTTTCCAGGAAACTTGGAGAAAAATTTCCCCTGTATTTTCCGTCAAAACAATCAGAATTCCGTGATCCCCATGTCGCAGACCGGTCCAAATGATCAGTATTGCTTATTACATGAAGGCAAGAAGAGAAAAGCAATTGATGTATCAAAAAGCAGCACTTGCAACTCTTCTCCTCCAGTTTCTCATAGTGGGATTATCAGGAAAAATGTAGGCATATATAATCCCTCAATATATATACGCGTCTTGTTTTATATCTATAGTTTTGATtttattgaaatatatatatatatgtgtgtgtgtgtgtgtgtgaaataCAGAGTTCAAGAAGAGGAAAGAGAGTGAAAAGCAACgatgatgaagaggaagagaaagcaaaagaagtGGTTCATGTTAGAGCCAGAAGAGGCCAAGCCACTGATAGCCACAGTTTAGCAGAAAGGGTAATATATAAAATCATGTGTTATTATCGTCATTATTATTGAAGTACTTTTGTGCTATTGGTTCATTCAATTATGTTCATTTGATTGGACATTAAAAAGAAACATATTAGTGATCTTAATTCAATAGGGGTTGTTGATGAATAGCAGAATTGATGTATTATCAGGTTAGAAGAGGAAAAATCAATGAAAGATTAAGATGCTTGCAGAACATAGTCCCAGGATGCTATAAGGTAAaagttcttccttttctttttcaatcaaattatttaaaaaatatataaaattatagcATGGAAATATTTTTGGTGATAAAAATTAATATGTCTTTTGATTGTATGCAGACCATGGGAATGGCAGTAATGTTGGATGAGATAATCAATTATGTTCAGTCCTTGCAAAATCAAGTTGAGGTAATTAATTAGTTGAAACCACTAGaaattcaaattcatcaaatttgTAGTCTAACATGATTTTTTGGGGGGATTTTGTTGATGGATCCAGTTTCTTTCAATGAAGCTTACAGCAGCAAGCACATTCTATGACTTCAATTCAGAAACAGATGCAATCGAGACAATGCAggtgctttatatatatatatataagtcctCTATTTCTTTggttattaatttgtttattttattattattagtagaTGGTTAGTTATTGATGTTGGAGTACTTGTTATACATTGTGGCAGAGAGCAAAAGCATATGAAGCAAAACAAATGCAAAGATTGATGAGAGAAGGAAATTCAGGAGTTGGGAGCTtccacacaacaacaacaaagccCCATTGACTTCAATTTTGGATTCTACTACTAATTAATGCCACACAACACATGAATATGTTCtgtttaattttccttttttaaaatttttaatatatcaaacatgttatatatatatatacagcacAAGTGGAAATGTATAACTTGCATAACCAGAAGAAAAACCAATTCAAATATGGacaaaaatgatatgaatttagAGACATGAATAATGAATTCAAGTAGTTTATTATATATTGTGATGGTCAAGTTTTGTTTGTGGGTGTTGATTAAATTGAGATTGATTTCCATGGTGATTTATGAGCAGCAAGACTAATTGGATACATTAAACAGAATATCCCATTATGATCAAATATACATAAAGCTAATTTACCATTAATAGATATTTCATAAACAAACCTTTAATTATTAACAGTAGTTCTGATGTAGATAGCATATCATGAGACATAAAACTGCAGCTGTAATGGATAAGAACTTAAGAATACCAATCTACTTTTATTATTGATCATCAACTGGTAGTTCCATGTCTTGTCGGCCcaataacaaataaataatttgaaGCAACTTGTAGAGAAATCTTATTTGTCTATGAAATCCAAGATGTGTCCCATGAAACCAAAGTGTCTTCATATTACTGTAGATTCAAGGAgcaacaaaaaattaattttcaatgacAAAGTCACTTCTCAATTCCACAGGCACAAAACTCTATATGATGTGTAGGG
Protein-coding regions in this window:
- the LOC119980061 gene encoding LOW QUALITY PROTEIN: transcription factor BEE 3-like (The sequence of the model RefSeq protein was modified relative to this genomic sequence to represent the inferred CDS: deleted 2 bases in 1 codon) → MADFNADIRASNSFPFLDQIDPNIEPINQFQSFIDNSHFGYMPNFTNDNFLGHQQQPDFPGNLEKNFPCIFRQNNQNSVIPMSQTGPNDQYCLLHEGKKRKAIDVSKSSTCNSSPPVSHSGIIRKNSSRRGKRVKSNDDEEEEKAKEVVHVRARRGQATDSHSLAERVRRGKINERLRCLQNIVPGCYKTMGMAVMLDEIINYVQSLQNQVEFLSMKLTAASTFYDFNSETDAIETMQRAKAYEAKQMQRLMREGNSGVGSFHTTTTKPH